TAGGAGTATTAGCCGTTAAAACCATCTCATTTTCTCCCACCATTCGCCATCCTTGAGCGGGTGTTTTAGAAGCAACAGAAGTAACTTTAGTTTGTTGAGCTAGAGAATTATTTGTTATACCAAAGTCTGGCAACAGTAAATCACCGTTTAAAATTGATGCAGGATTAGGAGGCAAACCACCACGCCCTGTAATAATAAATTCGCTTTCTTGCCCCTTACTACAAGCATTCACTTCAACTAAATCAGCAGGATTAACAGGATTTTTCACCAATTCCACTAAACCTTGACTAGGATTAACATTAGGAGTGCTAATTTCCACATTTCCAGAGCGTCCAAATTGAGAACTAGCGGTAATGTCACTTTTTGGGGTTTGATTTTCTCTAAACTCAATTCCAAAAATTCCCTGACTATTAACAATAATATTTCCCCCTTGCCCCTCAAAAGCATTAGCGGTAATATCACTATCTCCATTGGGAGGAGCAATAATAAAAGGAGAATCGATAAAAATATTACCCCCGTTTCCTCCTCCTCCTTCTGTACCTGCGGTGGCAGAAATTTGACTATTGTTACGCAATTCTAGTCTTTCTTTCGCTTGTAGGTTGATATTACCCCCTTCTCCTGAACCACTTTCTGCGGTAATTTGTCCCTGATTGTTGAGAAAAATAGAATTAGCATTGATTTGTAAGTTACCCGGTGTTCCTTGCCCTACAAATGTGCCAAAAACACTACTGACAGAAATTTCCGCACCATTTAAAATTCTTAAATCTTTGGTATTAACAATAATATTACCACTATTGCCAGTTCCCACCGTACCTGAAATTAAACGAGAACCAACACCAATAATTCTTGTACCAGTTAATTCGACAGACTCAGAAGCATCAATGGTTAATTGTCCCCCCTTACCACTGCCTTGAGTGCCAACGGAGATTAAACCTCCATCTCGAATAAGCAAACGCCCTGTTTTAACCGTTAAATCCCCTCCATTACCAGCACGAATAGCTTGGGCAAATAATCCTGAAGGAAATGCTTGTCCTTCACCGATAATTTGAATGGTGTCTGATGCTTTAACGTCCAGTTTTCCACTGTTTCCACTACCAAAAGCACTTACTGATATTTGAGCCCCATTTACTAAAGTTAAATTTTTTGTTTCAATGAAAACGTTGCCACCGTTACCCGATGATTCTGAGTCAGCTACGATAAAAGTAACACCAAAACCATCATCAATTAAATTAATAGAATCTCTGGCTAATATTCTTAATTGTCCTGCATTCCCCTCGCCAAAAGTACTTGCAGAAATTAAAGCACCTCCGAGGGTTAGGTTTCCCGTTTCAAGGGTTAAATTTCCGGCACTACCAGCACCAAAAGTTTGAGTATAGAAGCCACTCGGTAATTGGTTAGGAGATGAACCAGTTAATAAAACGGAATCGACAATCTTAAAATTCAAATCTTCCCCTTTTGTTTGTCCCGTAGTTAAAGTGACAAAAGAAGAACCATTTTTTAATGTTAAATTTTGACTATTGACATTAATCCCCCCTGAACTTGTTCCGCTTAAGTAAACAGAGGCATTATTTATTAGTTCAATGTCTCCATATTGAGAAACAGCATTACTATTAACTCTTAAGGATTGATCATTAAAAGTAAGCCTTAAATTACCGTCAATTACTGACCAAAGTTCGATCGTACCTGAGTCTGCGGTTAAGTTACCTCCTGTAATATTTATTTTTGAGCCTAATAAACCTAGGGTTTTGCCTGTGGACACTTCTAGTCCCGCATTTCTTTGATCTGGTACTATAGAACCGTTAGAAAAATCTAAAAACAGGTTACTTCCTTCTCCTTGAACGGAAATTTCTCCAGAGTTAGCGCGAAATTCCAATCCAATGGGAATGCCAATGGTGAGTAAGGGTATATTTTCAGGATTTGTGGCACTAAATTTCACCCCATTTCCAAACACAACACTATCAGCCGTACTACCGATAAATGAGCCTTTTAAGTCCAGTGTGGCATTAGGACCAAATATAATACCGTTAGGATTGAGCAAAAAAAGATTACTGTTACCTAATACTCCCAAAGTTCCTAATATTTTTGATACATTTTGCCCTGTTATTCTGGTAAAAATATTTTCTATACCAGCAGGATTGTTAAAGTAAACCCCTCTACCGTTACCAATATTAAATTCTTGAAAACTATGAAATAAGTTTGTATTCCTAACAGCACCGCCATCTATTCGCTCACTGGGAATCCCATTAATAGTAAGATTCGGGGTAACAATGGAACTTTCCTTACCAAGAGTGCGATCGGGTATTACTTGAGCATCAATTTGATTGGAAGTCAATAATCCCGTTAATCCTACAATAGCAAGGGAATTTAGCCATAATCTCCCCGAAAATATAGTCCAGTGATAGTGACGGTGTTTATACATTGGATAAGTGCTTAGTAATAATAACCTCAGTTCGGTTTAAGAATATCGAAAAAGGATAGGTGTCAGGTTTCAGGTTGCAGGTGTTAGGGGATGGGGGGATGAGGTGATGAGGAGTTAGGAGTTAGGGGTTTTTAATTCTTAATTCTTAATTTTTAATTCTTAACTATTTAACGTCAGTTCGGGTTAAGGCCATTTTATTCTTATTTCTAAGAAGCTATAAGGTTTTCTGACCACAAGATAATGCTTTCAGCTTATCCAAAACTCAGGTTAATAATAAGCTAAGTTGTTAACTTGAGCAAAACTTAGATAGTTTAAGGCCAGTCATTGCCAAAATTAGGGGTGACAACTTGATCGATTTGATTTTGAGCCGAATTAGTCTGTTGACTACTACCACGAGTGCGGATAGGATTTTCGCTATTGCCTTGAGTTAAAGCGGTAAGAGTGCGGTTTAATTCTTGCCCTTTATCGACATTGCCCAATTTACTATATCCTGCTTGGGCTTGTTGATTTAACTCCTCGGCTTCTTCTAATTTGCCCAACATTATTTTTACTCCCACAAGAGAGGCTTGGATTTCTGTTACACTTTCCAAATTATTATTAGCGGATTCTAGTTCAATGGCGGTAAGATAATTCTCTTCAGCTAGTAAGTTTAATCCCGTTTTAGCATAGGTATCACCAAGAAGACGATACACTTGAGCGGATTTACTACCTTCGGCTTTTAATTGTTCTAAAATTGCGATCGCATCTGCATTTAAATTTAATTGATGGTATTTTTCAGCTAGTTTAATCCCTTTTTCCTCTTGACTAAGATTTGATGTTTGAATAGGTGCGATCGCATCTTGTAAAGAATTTGATTGTTCAGAGGTAATTAAGCGAAAACCTAATTTTGCACCACTATCATCCAAGGAAGATACCCCCGTATCAGCTTCCACAGAAACAAAATAGTCTATACCACTTTTGAGCATTTCTGCTCCCGAGTAAACAACAGTAGTATCCTTAACTTCCTGTTGCCAGTTAATATCTCCCCCTTGAATTTTCACCAAATAACTACTTGCCCCTTCAACTTCATTCCAATGTAGAGTGGGAGTGTTATCAGAGATTAAAGTGTAACGGGGAGTGATGATGTAGGGAATATCAGAATTACTTCCCCCTTTACGATATTGAATAGAATTATTTGTATTTTCAAGACTGATTAAATTTTTGCTCAAATAGTCAATTTGTTCTTGATTTTCATCAGATACAGTAAGACTATTTTTAGCCTCTACATTCAAGTTACCAAAAGAAAAAATAGTTGACCCTAATAAAGTACTTAAAATTATTCGAGAAAAGACATAATTATGATTAATCGATTTATAAACATTCATAGTTGATATTGAAAACCATTAAACTTACATTGGTTAATAACTATTATCTTATAGCAATTATATTTTTTTTGTTGCTTGAAAAACTAATTTTTTAAACGATTATGTATTTAGGGAATAATTACTAATAAATAAGAGAAAATTAAGGATTATTTAAGATACTATTTCAAAAATCTGGCTTTAAAGAACAAAATCACAATAATTTAAAAATTAGCGTTTATATTTAAATAAATACCCTCATCATTCAAAGAATTTTTTGACCTCTCAATGTGAATAAGAGGAATTCCGTAATCAATACGAGCATTAAAATTATTTCCCATCTGCCATTGAAGTCCTAAACCAACTCCCATAAGGGTATTAGGAGAAGGGTTGGGAATTTTGCCCACATTCCAGCCAACCCCAAAATCAACAAAAGGAATAATTTGTAAAACACCATCTTGATTTTGCCAAATATCTTTCACTCGCAAAATGGGAAACCATGCCTCTGTAGTCAGCAATAAACCATTATCCGTCACTCGAATATCTTGAGGATAACCCCTAACACTGTATAAACCTCCAAGATAAAACTGCTCTAAGGTGACTAAATTATCATTAGCTAGTTGTAAATCTGTTTGAAAAATAAATAAGCTATCTGGTGCTAATTGTCTGACATACTGCAACTGACTACGCCATGACAAAAAACGACTATCGGGTAATTCTTCATTAATTGTCGCCCCAAAAGCCTCTATACCCAAACTAAATTCTGACTTCAAGTTAAACACATCTTGGGGTTGTCTGATAGTCCAATTTTGAAAAAAACGAATGGCACTCACTTCGGTATTGCCTTTAATATCAGCCCCTAAAGAAAAGGGAAATGGTTCACCATCTAAAAAACTACGACTAGATTCCTTACTGAAAGTCACTCCTAAACCAAATTCTTGGGTCGGTTTTTCCATCACAGGCTGATAAAAACTAATTTCATAATATTCGGAGTTTCCTGTAATATTTAACACATCAAAAGGTTCTTGAATTATTCTAGTATCATTAAAACCCCCAGCAAATTCTATCTTTCCGTTATAACTATTCACTGGAATACTATAACTACCATTAAAAGTATTGCTTCCATCGGTATTAAAATAAGAAAAATCGATCGCATCTCCAAAACCAAATAAATTATCTTCTTTAATCCTCACCCCTCTCCTAAAACTACCCACACTCGAACTACGCCCATTATTAAAGATAGGCATAAAACTAAAAGAATCACTTTCAGTAACATTAACTAATAAAATACTTTCTTGAGGAACTACCCCCGCAACCAATTCTGCAGAAATATTTGCAATTAAAGTATTGAGTTGTAAAACCTGTAAGGCTTCATATAATCTATTAACATTAAAAGGAGTTGCCGTGGCAATTTGCAGACGATTTTTAACATAGTCCGTTCTTAATCTTTTTAAACCTTCAACCTTTATTTCAGAAACACTACCCTCGATAATTTCCACCGTAATAACTGCTTGTCGAGGATTAAACTTTTGTCCTGCATTAATAATCGCTCCAGAATTGATATAACCATTTTCTGTATATAAATTAGTAATTATCTTTTCTACCTCTAAAAGTTCGGTAAAAG
This is a stretch of genomic DNA from Cyanobacterium aponinum PCC 10605. It encodes these proteins:
- a CDS encoding tetratricopeptide repeat protein — protein: MNVYKSINHNYVFSRIILSTLLGSTIFSFGNLNVEAKNSLTVSDENQEQIDYLSKNLISLENTNNSIQYRKGGSNSDIPYIITPRYTLISDNTPTLHWNEVEGASSYLVKIQGGDINWQQEVKDTTVVYSGAEMLKSGIDYFVSVEADTGVSSLDDSGAKLGFRLITSEQSNSLQDAIAPIQTSNLSQEEKGIKLAEKYHQLNLNADAIAILEQLKAEGSKSAQVYRLLGDTYAKTGLNLLAEENYLTAIELESANNNLESVTEIQASLVGVKIMLGKLEEAEELNQQAQAGYSKLGNVDKGQELNRTLTALTQGNSENPIRTRGSSQQTNSAQNQIDQVVTPNFGNDWP
- a CDS encoding ShlB/FhaC/HecB family hemolysin secretion/activation protein, which translates into the protein MLVKQGILVATFVLYPLSCYGGEKEPFFQFSDREVFLVSSLDDSLSLEEGIIIRKFNFIGNTAFSNHQLAEAVKPFTQRKITFTELLEVEKIITNLYTENGYINSGAIINAGQKFNPRQAVITVEIIEGSVSEIKVEGLKRLRTDYVKNRLQIATATPFNVNRLYEALQVLQLNTLIANISAELVAGVVPQESILLVNVTESDSFSFMPIFNNGRSSSVGSFRRGVRIKEDNLFGFGDAIDFSYFNTDGSNTFNGSYSIPVNSYNGKIEFAGGFNDTRIIQEPFDVLNITGNSEYYEISFYQPVMEKPTQEFGLGVTFSKESSRSFLDGEPFPFSLGADIKGNTEVSAIRFFQNWTIRQPQDVFNLKSEFSLGIEAFGATINEELPDSRFLSWRSQLQYVRQLAPDSLFIFQTDLQLANDNLVTLEQFYLGGLYSVRGYPQDIRVTDNGLLLTTEAWFPILRVKDIWQNQDGVLQIIPFVDFGVGWNVGKIPNPSPNTLMGVGLGLQWQMGNNFNARIDYGIPLIHIERSKNSLNDEGIYLNINANF